The nucleotide sequence GATCGCGCCCAGCATGTACTCACGCACGTCGTCGTCGAAGGTGCGCATGTTGAGTTTGAGCGTGGCGTCGTCCGGGATGATGTTTTCCTTCGTGCCAGCCTGGAGCGAGCCCACGGTGAGCACGGCGCTCTCGCGCGGCGAGATTTCGCGCGAGACGATCGTCTGCAGACGCAGCGTGGTGGAAGCCGCCATGATCACCGGGTCGATCGAGGTTTGCGGCTGCGAGCCGTGCGAGCCGCGGCCGAACAGCTTCACCTTGAGACTGTCGCCCGCCGAGAGGATCGTGCCGCTGCGATAGCCCACGGTGCCAGCCGGGCCCACCATCACGTGCTGGCCGAGAATCACGTCGGGCTTCGGAAAGCGCCCGATCATGCCGTCGTCCATCATGCTGCGCGCGCCGCGTCCCACTTCTTCGCCGGGCTGGAACACGGCGAGCAGCGTGCCGCTCCATGCGTCGCGATGCGCCGCCATCAACTGCGCCACGCCGATGAGCCAGGTCACGTGCAGGTCGTGCCCGCACGAGTGCGCCACGCCCACCTGCACGCCCTCTTCGTCTTTGGCCGTCACGGTGCTCGCATACGGCAGGCCGGTGGCTTCGGCCATGGGTAGCGCGTCCATGTCGGCACGCAGCATCACGACCGGCCCTTCGCCGTTGCGCAGCACGGCCACGACGCCCGTCACGCCCACTTCGCGGGAAACGTCATAGCCAAGCTTTTCCATGCGCTCCGCTACGAGCGCCGCCGTGCGGAACTCCTGCATCGAGAGTTCAGGATGCTGGTGCAGATCCTTGTAGAGGGCTTCGAGCTCGGGTAGCAGTGCGCCAATAGTGGGCGCCACGGTTTCAACGAGATTCGGCATCGACGACTCCTTCATGCTTGATTCAATCACTGCGTCAGATGGAAAAGGTGCGACCTCAAGCGCCCTCGATCAGGCTCTGCGCCAACTTGGCGAGCAACTGGTCGAGCGTTTTGCGCTCGTGGTCGGTGAGCACGGCGGCGAGTTCGGATTCGAGCTTCGAGCCCGCTTTTTCGGAGGCACCCGCCACTTTCGCGCCCTCGGGCGTGACGCGCAACGCGACGCTGCGCCGGTCCGCCGCGTGCGCGACGCGGCCGATCAGACCTCGCGATTCGAGTTCGCCGAGCGTTTTGGAAAGCAGCGTTTTTTCGATGAGCGCGCGCTGCGAAACGGCCTTGGGCGTGATGCCCGGTTCGGCACGGATGATGCGCAGCACGCGCATGGCACGCACGTCGAGATCCCAGCGCTCGCGGTAGACCGCGTTGGCGCGATCCATCAGCAGTGCGCTCGTTTGATCGAGCCTGAAGGTGAGGAAATCTGAATACAAATGCGCGCTCCCATCCGTGCGCCAACTGGACGCCAGTATAGTCAAATAGTTGAAAATTTCAACTATCTGGATCGGGAAAGCGTGATTGAGTCGGTGCAGATGCGACAACGCGGCGGGCCTCCCCTTGAGAGGAGATCCGCCGCGCTGCGAAGAACGTTCGGCCGGGACAGATGCCCGCCGAAGTCAGCCTCGCGGAAGTGACTTAGAACGCGTGACGCATGCCCACCGTCACGGCGACCTGCGTATCGGTCGACGAAGGCGAGAGCGTGTTGATCATGGCGTGCGAGAGCACGGAGCCTTCCGGTGCGCCATGCACGTTCTGGTACACGCCTTCCAGATAGAAGTCGGTGCGCTTGCTGATGGCGTAGTCCGTTTGCAGCATTGCCGTGTTCCAGCCCGGGCTCGAGCCGTTGTACGCGCCGTGCGTATACGTGTACGCACCCGACACGCTCCATGCAGGCGTGAGCGCATATTTCACGTTCGCTTCGAAGTTGTCGAGGCGCAGCGAACCGGCGAGCGAGCCCGCGGAGTCGTCGTTCGCGCCGAGATAGGTGCCTGTGCCGAACGAGAAGACGCCAGCGGCGTTGTCGATCTGCGAATGGCTCCAGACCAGACCCACCGTCGCCGGGCCGTACGTGTAGTTACCGCCGAGCGACCAGACCCGCTGACGCTCCGCCACGAAGTTTGCGCTCGTGTCGCTGGTGTTAACCGCGCCGCTGCCGTTGCCTGCGTTGTTGAACTGCAGGTAGCCGGCCGCGAGGTTCAGCGGGCCCTGGCTATACGAAACGGCGAAGCCGTACGAGCGGTTGTTCGCGAAGTCGCCGGCCTTGTTGCTGAACGAGTACATCGTCTCGAACGTCACGCCGTACCAGGTCGGGCTCGCGTACTTGACGGAGTTGTTGATGACCACCGAGTTCGCAGCGAGGTTGTCATTCTCGAACGGGTGAGCCGCGAGGCTGCCGCCCCACGTGTTGAATTCTGCCGTAAGCGGGCCCACGAGGTCGTTCATCACGTCGAACTGGCGGCCGAACGTGAGCGTGCCGTACGGATCGCTTTGCAGGCCGACCCAGGCTTGCGAACCGAAGCCCAGACCCGAGAACGCCTGCGCGCCGTTGTTGAGCAGGAAGCCTTGTTCGAGCTTGAAGATCGCATGCAGACCGCCGCCCAGATCTTCCGAACCCTTGAGGCCGAATACCGTGTTCTGCGTGGAGCTGCTGTTCAGTTGCCAGTTGCTGTGACCGAACTGGTTGTTCGTGTAGACGAGACCGGTATCGAACAGGCCGTATAGGGTCACGCTGCTTTGCGCGTGCGCCGAAACGGCGAAGGCGCTCAGGAGTGCCGCGGCGAGTAGCGATTTTTTCATGTTTTCAAGCTCCGGATTGGGCGGTGGGTCAATGCATCGAATTCAGGCGGCCGGCACCATCGGCGTGCAATTCCATACTCGCGTATTCCATTTCGGTGCAGAATCAAAAGCAAAAATCTATCCGTCGACGATTATTGCGAATTGCACAATTCATCGATGTTGATAATGCAATGACGAAACGGGAATCGTGCGGCGAGTGCGGCGCGAATCGAACACCCGCATCATAGGGTGTCGAAAATAAAAATGGTGTCGAAATTCGAGCGACGTGGCGTCAATGGCACAACCGCGCTGGGCAAGGCTCGACGGGTGTCGAGGAATGTGCGGGGCGTGAGTATCACCGATAAAATTACATAATGCTTTCGGAGTGGCGCATTAAACCCGGCGAGAAAGGCCGATTATCCACATTGAGAATCCCCGCGGAAATCGGCCTTCAGAGCATGTTGATTCTTGTATTAATGCGCTCTGTTCTTTGGCTTGACGTGATTCGTTCAAGCAGACGGTGCAACCGATGCGCCCGCTATTCCATGGCGCTTCAATGCCTCTGCGACAAATCCCGACGTCTTCATCGTTTCGACAAACGCGCCAAGCACTTCGGCGGCCCGCGGACCGCGGCGCTCCGCGACGCCCATGGCCTGGCGAATCACCATGAAGCGTTCGTCGAGCAAACGCAAGCCGCCGACTTTCGCTGCATCGCCTTCGAGTTGCTGCTTCACGCCCGCGGCCACTTCGAGCCCTTGATCGAGGAAGGTCTGCACGACGGTTGGCGAAGTCGGCGCGCGCACGATCGCTGCCTGCTTCAATTCGCGCGTGAGAAAGAGATCATATGCACTGCCCTTGCCCACCGCCACGCGGTTATGCGGCTGATCGACTTCGGCATTGGTATGCACGGGCGAGTCGTTGCGAACCAGATAAAAGCCCTCGATCAACACATAAGGCGCGGTGAACGCGATCGTCTCGCCTCGCTTTGGATCGACGGCAAAGAAGCCGAAATCCGCGCGTTCGTCACTTACGGCTTCGACGGACTTGCCCGCCGCGTCGAACACCACGAGTTCGAGCGGCACGCCCAAGTGCTGCGCGAACGCGCGCGCGAGATCGACGGAAACACCGAATGGCTCGCCCGACGCCGCATCGCGATTCGCGAGTATCGGATTGCCGAGGTTGATGGCGGCGCGCAACGTGCCCGTGGGCGCAAAGGCTTTGACGACAGTGGGATCGATATTCATGTCGATTGCGGTACGAAAATCAGGGTCCTTCGAGCATAGCACCCCGCCCGCCCGCTTTTGCGCGCCCACCGCCGACTTGCGCGCCTGGCTCAGCCCGTGTCGCCACCGGCGACCGGCAACACCGAACCGGTGATGTAGCTCGCCTCGTCCGAAGCGAGAAACAGGATCGGCGCGACCTGCTCGTCGAGGCTGCCATAGCGCTTGAAGAACGTCGACTCGGTGACCTGCCGCACCGCCTCGCTCATCCACGCTTTTTCCTGCTCGCTGTCGCCGGCGGCATTGCGCGGAATGCGGCGCGGCGGCGCTTCGGTGCCGCCAGGCGCCGTGGCGACCACGCGGATATTGTGCTCCGCGTATTCCATCGCCAGCGATTGCGTCATCGCATTCACGCCGCCCTTCGCTGCCGAATACGGCACGCGTCGAATGCCGCGCGTGGCGTTCGAAGAAACATTGACGATGGTGCCGCGCCCGCGCTCGAGCAGATACGGCAACACGGCGTGACACGTGTACAGCGTGGGCATGAGCGAACGGCGGATTTCCGCATCGATCTGCGCCGGCTCGAACTCAGCGAACGGACGCATGCGGATGGCACCGCCCACACCGTTGATGAGAATGTCGATGCCGCCAAATCGTTGCGCGGCGAAATCCATGGCCGCTTTCGCGCCTTCATACGTTTCGAGGTCGGCGACGAATCCTGCCGTTTCAGCGCCCTTCGCTTCTGCCGCGACTTCGGCTACGAAATCCGCGCGATCGACGAATACGACCTTGCCGCCTTCGGCAGCCGCACGCAGCG is from Paraburkholderia flagellata and encodes:
- a CDS encoding M20 family metallopeptidase, with product MPNLVETVAPTIGALLPELEALYKDLHQHPELSMQEFRTAALVAERMEKLGYDVSREVGVTGVVAVLRNGEGPVVMLRADMDALPMAEATGLPYASTVTAKDEEGVQVGVAHSCGHDLHVTWLIGVAQLMAAHRDAWSGTLLAVFQPGEEVGRGARSMMDDGMIGRFPKPDVILGQHVMVGPAGTVGYRSGTILSAGDSLKVKLFGRGSHGSQPQTSIDPVIMAASTTLRLQTIVSREISPRESAVLTVGSLQAGTKENIIPDDATLKLNMRTFDDDVREYMLGAIRRICCAECTASNAPREPEFTTLSSYPLTVNDDATTARLRKAFEAWFGERAYETQPAAASEDFSVFGREWGVPYAFWFVGGTDPEVYAQAKAAKKLNEIPSNHSPKFAPVLDPTLRTGLEAMLCAAAVWLGRESEAA
- a CDS encoding MarR family winged helix-turn-helix transcriptional regulator, yielding MYSDFLTFRLDQTSALLMDRANAVYRERWDLDVRAMRVLRIIRAEPGITPKAVSQRALIEKTLLSKTLGELESRGLIGRVAHAADRRSVALRVTPEGAKVAGASEKAGSKLESELAAVLTDHERKTLDQLLAKLAQSLIEGA
- a CDS encoding porin, encoding MKKSLLAAALLSAFAVSAHAQSSVTLYGLFDTGLVYTNNQFGHSNWQLNSSSTQNTVFGLKGSEDLGGGLHAIFKLEQGFLLNNGAQAFSGLGFGSQAWVGLQSDPYGTLTFGRQFDVMNDLVGPLTAEFNTWGGSLAAHPFENDNLAANSVVINNSVKYASPTWYGVTFETMYSFSNKAGDFANNRSYGFAVSYSQGPLNLAAGYLQFNNAGNGSGAVNTSDTSANFVAERQRVWSLGGNYTYGPATVGLVWSHSQIDNAAGVFSFGTGTYLGANDDSAGSLAGSLRLDNFEANVKYALTPAWSVSGAYTYTHGAYNGSSPGWNTAMLQTDYAISKRTDFYLEGVYQNVHGAPEGSVLSHAMINTLSPSSTDTQVAVTVGMRHAF
- a CDS encoding ABC transporter substrate-binding protein — encoded protein: MNIDPTVVKAFAPTGTLRAAINLGNPILANRDAASGEPFGVSVDLARAFAQHLGVPLELVVFDAAGKSVEAVSDERADFGFFAVDPKRGETIAFTAPYVLIEGFYLVRNDSPVHTNAEVDQPHNRVAVGKGSAYDLFLTRELKQAAIVRAPTSPTVVQTFLDQGLEVAAGVKQQLEGDAAKVGGLRLLDERFMVIRQAMGVAERRGPRAAEVLGAFVETMKTSGFVAEALKRHGIAGASVAPSA
- the benD gene encoding benzoate diol dehydrogenase BenD, whose product is MNMQRFAGKVVVVTGAAQGIGRGVALRAAAEGGKVVFVDRADFVAEVAAEAKGAETAGFVADLETYEGAKAAMDFAAQRFGGIDILINGVGGAIRMRPFAEFEPAQIDAEIRRSLMPTLYTCHAVLPYLLERGRGTIVNVSSNATRGIRRVPYSAAKGGVNAMTQSLAMEYAEHNIRVVATAPGGTEAPPRRIPRNAAGDSEQEKAWMSEAVRQVTESTFFKRYGSLDEQVAPILFLASDEASYITGSVLPVAGGDTG